A segment of the Gavia stellata isolate bGavSte3 chromosome 27, bGavSte3.hap2, whole genome shotgun sequence genome:
GTTTCCTCTGGTAAGCTGAATTTAATTATTCTGAGAACAAAACAGCTATGGTGCAATATAGGACCTTACATTACACATTTAAGATACAAGCAAGTGGAGTAACTACTACTCTGCATCTTAAAGAGAAGTATTTTGAATAATCTGTATTCTTTGTTGTCTGCTTCCTTTGCTGTTATCTTCGCTTCTCTACCATCCTTGCCCCTCTGTTTTGTTTGATGTTGGTATGCCCCTTTAGAATAGgcagtttttcttgttttgatttaGACTGTTAGTTAATTAGAGACCCAAGCCATATCACTtatgttttggtgttttgttccgccccccccccccccctccaaaaaCACATTCAGAAGTCTGGTACTTAAGATCGGTTTGGTTTTGGGCATTTATTAGCAAAAATCAAATCTTTAACACTGGCAACAGCAGACTTTATTTCCTGAGCCAGAAACATCAGACCATTTAGGTTAATAGGTACAAGGAATCAGTTCTTGTCCATACAGCCATCACTGGACGTGAGGATGCATAGTCTCCTGTACATAGCTGTCTCTCCACATAGGAACCAGTACAAATATTCAAGCTCTCTTGAAGACCTGTTTACATACTTGATTCTCACAACGAAGCTCCTACAAAAAAACCCGAACAAGAATATAGATGTATATAGTAATCCAAAGAACTGCTTCTAAAAGTAAACACAGATCCTTTGCCATGACTGACCACCACTCTGCTGCCATGCTAATAAGCTATGCTTAACATTCCGAATTTAACTATGCAAGACAGTGAAACAATTAAGTTGTTCCAACTAAACTAAAATCAAAGCAGAATGTGCTCCCTGTGTACCATCCATTACAAATACTACAGAGCTAGAAGACTTGTGCACATCATGACCACATTATATATCTTATTTTTGTCATACAGAGACAGAACTAGTAGAAATCTGAAGTAAATACCAGGTGGAGGTCATCTCCTTCAAGCCAGTGAGTCCAGCCCCTGTTCTTCTTCTCACCAGTCTGGACACAGACAAGTTTGTCATTTTCCCAGGTAACTAGGCTCTGtggaagaggaaacaaaaaaagtgtttctgtatgtttttgtcTCAGTTCTGCAATATACTCATAGACAGTGTCCTTTTTTCCTGGATAAAAGGGGACCTAAATACTGCTCCTGCGGGAAAGTGAAACTCCTTGTCTCTAACTCAGGCTTCTGCCTCTGCCTTGCATTACAAATAGTATTCTTGAAACAATTTCAGTTCAAGTAGCTGGATTGATCACAACATCTTAATTTTGTCACAGCCTCTTGATTTTATATATTGTCTTACCTTGCATTTTCTGTTATCCAGGCCTTTATTATCTTCTTCAAACTCTTCTCCAATTTTGAATTGAAGCAAATAATCTCTGAATGTGCTTGTGGTATGGATATAAAATGAATCGCCATCTTGTTTGATCACTTTCTGAGGCTTCAGCATTTTTGCTATCTTGCGTGTTGCAAAGTCAATACCTTGGGAAGGAGGCAAAAAGGTCAGAGTTGTATTTATCACCAGCCCTTCTGACAGTAAGGACTTCCCTTAATTACTGCTAGAAGCATTTCTTGGATAGTTTGACCTTACTGCTATGcaaggttttgttgtttgtattattgggggttttttttgtttgtttaaagctGTATGTTACACAGATCAAGTCATGTTCCTGTATATTTTACTCTTCAGAAACCAGTTTACTCAATTGTTGCACAATTCCTATGCAAGAAATCTAGGACTTTGATTCAGAAGAGTCCTTTTAGGAGTCAGGGAGAATTGGTTTCCCCCACACAGACACACGAAGCTTGGTCTCAGACTTACCCCCTGCTTAGCTAGAGGGAATAGTTAATGCCTATTCTCATCCTTTGTCAGAGGAAAGGCATTATGTGAATTAACAAATCATCTTTGTACCCTATACCTTAAATAGGGTAAAATGAAGGGCAGTCCTAAAATGAATTTCACAGGCTTGTTTTCAGGACCTGCCACTTgctattaacattttttaagtgCAACTACAAAACGTCACACTTGTCAAAAGATTACCTGGTTATCTATAACGATAATTATAGATAACCTTTAACAGAATCCTGATGTTCTCAGTAATGCTGAGCTTAAAGCAGTGCTTCTAGAGTTTGTTCTATTTCTCTAGTGAACATTTGTTTCTTTAGAGGAACAGGCCATCTAGTTGGCAGGCAACTGAATTACATTGCATCCCAATAGCATGCTCAGAGTGGGTTTTCAGGAAGGGGGACAGGTAAAATGGGGGGGCTGTGCCTTAATTTAGTTGTTTTCATCACTAGATTAAAAGTGTCATTTTATAGGACCAGTAGAAGTTTCTCCCTTTATGCAGGCTGGGGTTGTGATCTTCTTGACAGGGTGTGTTCAGCTACCATGTGTTGAAGCATATGGCTCATTATGCAGTCTGTGTTTGAAGTGGGACTTCATTAGTGTATGCATTACAGAAGTGCCAGAATCTGTCAGTCATATTTTTACATGGTTACCAGTTTATTTTAGCATAGAGGGGTTTGAATTCAGTACTGGCAATAGCCATACCCATTAAGCCTAACATGGTTATAAGACTGTATAAATACAAGCTACTTACAAATCTATTCTTTAAAGGTAGATACTGAATTGAAGGAAAGGCTAGGCTTGGAATAGCCATGTCCTTATATGAAACCCTGTAGTTACTCAGCTGATCAGATACTAGCTTCCTCTACTTACCCTGGCAGAAGAGTTTTTTCATTCTAGCTCTACAATATTGACTTCAGTCCTTGTTTTGTTCAGCATACTAGCAATCAAGCAGGACTAATTAAAGATCAGTTGTAAGTCATCAACAGGATTCTTTGCCTTTACTTTTAAGTAAGTTCCCCCAATTACATGCTGAGaacaaactgcatttttcacaAGATTGTtagttatgttttatttaaaaagcccTTTACTTAGCTGGACAATGTTTATTATCAAGGAACAGACAGAATCTCTATTCCATTTGAAGACATTAACACATTAAGAGTATATTACTTAGTATTCAAACTGAGGAATAAATTCTCATTATGGGAGcaccctttcctttttttctaactGGTAACACAGCAGGCTAGGAAACAGAGAGGAGTTCTTTCACCATGTTAAAGATACCAACAAAACAATTTAAGTAGGTCACCCAGCATAGATACAGCCAGAAAATAGATTTAATTCTAGTTATGGATGCAATAACCAACAAGGGACGCTGCTGGTCATCAATTTACACAAGtcaaaaaaccagaaaggagTGGGAGatgcagggagaagagaaggcagcacACAAGGTTGCCTGCTCTCACAGTCTGTAATGAGCTTTGTACAAGAAAGCTAATAAAGTACTGAGAACTTTCTTAGTTCCCCCTTAAAGCACCGTTAATCACTCTCTCTAAAAGAGCTGAGCAAGGTAAAAGGTTAGCTTCAAGCACTCCAGAAAAGGGACAGAGAGACTTACCAACAAGTCACAATAACAAGAGAAGTATTTTGTAAGCGGTTTAAAGATAAATGACACCAAGTTAAAAAACTCCCTGGAAGTGGCAAATACCCAAGCACTTTCCATTGttatttaacatttaattaACCCTAGACATAGATTCTGTAAGTTTGTGCtcaaaagcaagagaaattgAGTGGACAAAGCAAACACTTCCCTGTCTCTGATGAAAGTTCTACAAAAATTCTACTTTTAACAACTACTAGTCTGAGACATTCTTGAAAGCTGCAAGGACACTTGGGTGACAGGCTAAAGTATAATTAATGCTGTCTGTTTATCAATAAACTAAGATACTTCcatttttttagagaaaaaagcTTCAACAATATCTAGGTTTTAGAAGAACTCAGACTCTTAAAATTCAGGAGGACCCTTatgggggaagagaggaaggatagAATCAGGTTTTTTCACCTACCTAAGGCCACCATATAACCTTCAAAGTTGTCATTGCTGATAAGGTTCCAGGTTCCACTGAAATCCACAGGCATTGCCAGACTGTGGAAAGAAGATATAGTCAACCTCTgaccaaaaagcaaaaatgaagaaacagttTTCCAACCATGCCTTATATAAGGAAGACTGTGGGTGGGATTACATCCGAGAGCCTTTCTGATGGAGGGGAAGGGTACTATTGCTGAGCCAATAGGTGAGAGGGTATTTGTAGATCAGCTTCAGCTGCATTGGAGGGAAAAGTTCACAGTTTCTGAAATCTTTGTGTGGAGCAAATGTTAATAGCCCAAGAGTCGCAATGCAAACCAAAAAGTGGTTTAAACCATTTGTGTCCATCTTGTATACTTTAAGGGGAATCATGGACAGATTTTGTCACTAGTAAAATTCCCTGCATGTATATTAGATCTGTGGCTTTATAGTCTGAAATCTACATATTTGTTGAAACGGTGATCTACCCACTGTAAATATATGCTATATTTGAACAGACAGGGATTGACTGTTAAACTGTGGATGGTATAATATCAGCAAATTTTAAAGCAGTACCTATGACACAGTAATAGAGATAAGTATTACAACTTGTTGGTTTATGTCTGGAGTGAATAGCAGGAAGCATCGTTGTCTAGTGGTTATAACAGAAAAGTGAAAGACAAATCTTGTTATGTATGTTATTCTCTAATGTGACTCTCAATGCAGCTCTACTGTGCTACAGTTTACCTATTTATGTTCTggtttcttcaatgcttttaGTTATATCCTAGTTAAATGAACATACATATacaaaattctttattttctcagatGCCTTACCAGCCCGAAAGTTTGTGTAACAGTTAGACATGAGGCAGCATATCCAGAGGCCTGAGCTCTGTTCCCAGTTCTGCAGCTCTGTATTTATCAGTTTTCCTAGATGGGAAAGAGGACGAATACCTTAAGTGATGACCCAgcaatgtattttgaaaagtgaaTAAAGAATGCTTGACTTTGAAGAGAAAGGATATATAAGGAATTTAGAAGTGAGATTTTACTTCCTTCAGAAGATACATAATTCTCCAATCTCTTGCAGTTCCTCCATCTGTGGTTGCTTTGCAAACTGTATGCCTTATTGGTACAATTTACCAAGTGAGAAATACGAATTTAATAATCCTGAACAACTAGGCACTCTGGAATTGCTAAGTACAGGGGAGATAGATAACTTCGTACCTCAGTTTCCTCATCGGTAAAATGCGGAAAATAATAATTCCCAAAGTCACACGTATGTTTTGAGCATTAGCTTAATCCCACACTTTAAATGGTGAGATGGGACAGTAATAAGTAGCACAATGAAGgctacattaaaagaaaaacccagaatTCATGGGCAAGGGAAATCTTAACTGTGTTGCTACCATAGTAAAAAGGGAATTTAGTATTCTGAATCTTGAGTGAGGACAGTCACCTATAGCTACTACATTTATCTATTTACTAACTTGGGTTAGGCTGAATAAGAAGATAatattttgcagagaaaattaaGTTTCCCTGAACTTTAGCTACATTTTTGGAGCTGACAGTTTGACCTATATGACTCACAGAATCATGCGAGTAGGAAATTAGAACGTCAAAGCTTGTTTCCTGTTTGCAGATGGGTATTGTTCTCTAACCTATACTAAACCAGGAATGGCACAGAGAAATGCAAATTAATGTTTCCCCTGGACTGAAATAGTAACATTTCACCCATAATTTGTTATTACAAGGTTATGATAGTAAAGCACTGTTGCAATACTACTGACTCTTCCAAGTAAAGTCAGTACTTCCATAAGTCCTGTGTAAAAGCCTGGATGTAACATTTTAGTTGAAAATTAAGATTATGCAGATTGTCTGGGATGTAGTGCTTCTTTCTGTAAATCATTACTTAATCTCAAACTAAGACTTACAAAGGGTACTAGGGTTACTATTTCAAGGCTCAGCCAAAGAATTGCCTATGGAACTTTTTCTAAGAACTGCCTAGTGCCCTGGCCACATCCTGTgatggtttctttctttctcccttacaaattcctgattttctttttgtggaaataattttttttccatttccatcttAATTACTGTGCAGCATTGAGCATCTAACACATTCCATTAAAGATGTGGCCTCATTACAGAAGTAAATAAAGTGgttcctgctgctgttgcagtatttataaaatattttgagtctGAATTGCATGTGTGGTGTAAAGGCCCTGTGTTCTCTTAatagaacaaaaccaaacacagtgatgtaaaaaaaaagcctcatttttgCTTGTAGAACATCTGTGAATGCATTATAACTCTCTTATAAAGAAGTTCAGTGAACTGCATTATTCACAAACCTTGCATTTTCAAGTACATAGATTCTCTGTTAGATCTAGTCCACTCTTGAAAGTTATACCTAGTATTTTTGAATAGGTCACATCACTGACTATGATGCTGATATTTATAACTGATTGGAACGGTAGATTGTCAGTGTGCGCTTACTTCTAGTGCTGTAACAGGCAGGTTTCTGGATCCCACTAGTAAAACAAAAGATCCATATTTGGTAGTCAGTGTAATTTTTGAACACTGTTCCGTTTTGTATAGACAAAACTGTGCCAACATCATTCTACCTAGTTAAAAATCATGCAGTTATCAGACATCAAATTTGCTTAATAACAGGATGACTAAAATTAGTATACTacatgcaatttattttattgaaagacCCATCATACATAACTACATTAAAACCCAGTGAAATATAACTGTTTGAAGACCAAAGCTTTATAAAACATCCTATTGAATTTGCAGTTTCTCTAGAATTACACAAAGTGCACCAACACACACCAGCATCATTATTTAGAAGAATAAACCTAGATTTAAAGTGCAGTTTTACTCTGAAAAGTGACCACATAAATAGGGTGCTTTCCCATTACAAAGATTGCTCTGTTTATTCAGAAGCACAGTAGTTGACATGagtactgaaaataaatctttcttgAAATATATCTTTCTTGCCTGCTATTCTTGCCAGTCATAGACAGCgagcaaaagagaaaagtagaTCTTGTCCTTTCCTATGCACCATCAACAATATAGTTATCTTCAATCAGTTATGGCAGTTTGATTGCTAAGGTGTCACGGGGGGCATAATTTATCCTTCAGTACCTTTATTACTATTGATGATAAACAAACCCAGCCTCATTATCAAAGGACGGTGTAAGCTTGCCTGACCTCAAGGGGAAAAATGGCAGACTGAGCACATTTGATGCAGGAATCACCAAGAAAAAGAACGAAGAATCCTTGATGCTACTTTCTGTCACAGTGCAGTTACAGGTGCACTTCTAAGTTGGGACTTGATTTTATTACACTAATCTCCTTGTAGATTCTCTGTAGACAGCCACATTTACAGGCTGGAGCTAGCAGAACACTGATGTTCTAGTGTATGGAATTGCAGAATTTCACGTGGGGCTCTCAGTTTGCATGCCTGATGCTAGCTCCACTGTGGGTTACACATCTTCCTGATAGCGTCTTGACTCCCCCGCTGGGTTTTATAGGAGCCTTGTAGGCCCTAGGGGCACCTGTGATGTTCTGTGTTTAGCTTCTGGTTTCCAGACTCACCCCCTAAGCTCACAGGGAAGCCTGCACCTCTGCCTTAGCTCCTTGGGGAtcccctgcccagggaaggAGGATGATGGGTTGTCACAGTTATGATCCTGGAACATGTCCCTGGTTCTAGATTTGCCCAACAGCATCTAGGCTTCCTGCCCTGAGAGTCTCAAATTCTGCTGGATTTGTTGATCTGAAAAATGTGACCAGAGTCATCTACAGTATGAAAAAGCTGTTGACCCATTAGGTAGCATCTTGGAAACCTTGACTTTTTTAATAAGGCACATAATCCAAACAAAAATGGGATGACAGCAAATAAAGGGAGGTAGAATTCTATCACCATGACATTCACAGTGCCTCTCTAGTTTATAGTCACATAATACAGACAATGTACTGTTAGATTCAAAACTAGATTTctatcaaagaaaaacatttcacttaTGTAGTCTTAATATCCTAGCATTTCTTCTCAACTCGTTACAGAAAACAATTCTGGCTATATACATTTGGTTCAAAAGTAAAAGctcatttattatttgaaataaaggGACAACTGTCTGAGAATCAGTGCAGTGACACTATTATTAATCTCTATCCATTAAATCAATGGCTATAAACCAGTTTCTGAAGTAGGTCTGTCCTTCCATAAGAAAAAGTGCTGAACTTAACAGCTCTGCAAACATGActagaaaagcaaagcacaagGCATTTCTGGGAGCAAATTGCATGACGGCAGACAAACAGGCTGCATATTTGAAAGGCAGGCAACTCAAAGCATGGTGTATCTAGCACCATTTCAGCCAGGAGTAAATTttccccttccaggacagagcTACATGATTTCTTTGAGGTGCACCACATGTtggcaattttttaaaaaatgagttaCATAGATTTACTATCAGTAAGTGgtacattttgaaattaaatggcTTTGTCTGTTAAAACActgtaaattattaaaaatatttgtattagtATTTTATAAATAGCAGTCAGAGCAGTCTGagttaaaaataatcagaacattttcatttgttttgtttgttaatttGTAATTCTCATATGCAAGTATGAATTCTTATACTTAGTTCACTGCACTGTGACAAAATGTTTAAACGTGAAAACCTTATTGTTGGACTTAAAAAAGGTTGTGTAGGTTCAATTATTGAGTGCACCAAACCTCAACAGCAGCTACATATGTACTAAAGCCACAGAATTACCCCagtatttacttaaaaaaaaaaccaaaataacacACCCAAACAAACACTCCCCCCCCCAACCATTTTCCTGTACTGAACTGTAgctttttcacagcagaaagtAAGTCAGTTCTATAATGCCTGTTAGTTTTTGGA
Coding sequences within it:
- the RBP7 gene encoding retinoid-binding protein 7, which gives rise to MPVDFSGTWNLISNDNFEGYMVALGIDFATRKIAKMLKPQKVIKQDGDSFYIHTTSTFRDYLLQFKIGEEFEEDNKGLDNRKCKSLVTWENDKLVCVQTGEKKNRGWTHWLEGDDLHLELRCENQVCKQVFKRA